One window of the Ictidomys tridecemlineatus isolate mIctTri1 chromosome 11, mIctTri1.hap1, whole genome shotgun sequence genome contains the following:
- the Pla2g5 gene encoding phospholipase A2 group V isoform X5 — MKGLLTLAWFLAYGVPAVPGGLLDLKSMIEKVTGKNALKNYGFYGCYCGWGGRGTPKDGTDWDEGSGGSPSLRVRVSRLGRCCWMHDRCYGRLEDEGCGIRTQSYQYRFTRGLVICEHGPFCQVGLCACDRKLVYCLKRNLWSYNPHYQYFPNIFCS, encoded by the exons ATGAAGGGGCTCCTCACACTGGCTTGGTTCCTGGCTTATG GTGTGCCTGCCGTGCCAGGGGGCTTGCTGGACCTGAAGTCCATGATCGAGAAGGTGACCGGCAAGAATGCCCTGAAGAACTACGGCTTCTATGGCTGTTACTGTGGCTGGGGCGGCCGAGGAACTCCCAAGGATGGCACGGACTG GGACGAGGGGTCAGGAGGTTCCCCCTCACTCAGGGTCCGAGTCTCTCGCCTTGGCAGGTGCTGTTGGATGCACGACCGCTGCTATGGGCGGCTGGAGGACGAGGGCTGTGGCATCCGGACACAGTCGTACCAGTACCGATTCACGCGGGGCCTGGTCATCTGTG AACACGGGCCCTTCTGTCAAGTGGGTCTCTGTGCCTGTGACCGGAAGCTTGTCTACTGCCTGAAGAGAAACCTCTGGAGCTACAACCCTCATTACCAGTACTTCCCCAACATCTTCTGCTCCTAG
- the Pla2g5 gene encoding phospholipase A2 group V isoform X6, producing the protein MIEKVTGKNALKNYGFYGCYCGWGGRGTPKDGTDWDEGSGGSPSLRVRVSRLGRCCWMHDRCYGRLEDEGCGIRTQSYQYRFTRGLVICEHGPFCQVGLCACDRKLVYCLKRNLWSYNPHYQYFPNIFCS; encoded by the exons ATGATCGAGAAGGTGACCGGCAAGAATGCCCTGAAGAACTACGGCTTCTATGGCTGTTACTGTGGCTGGGGCGGCCGAGGAACTCCCAAGGATGGCACGGACTG GGACGAGGGGTCAGGAGGTTCCCCCTCACTCAGGGTCCGAGTCTCTCGCCTTGGCAGGTGCTGTTGGATGCACGACCGCTGCTATGGGCGGCTGGAGGACGAGGGCTGTGGCATCCGGACACAGTCGTACCAGTACCGATTCACGCGGGGCCTGGTCATCTGTG AACACGGGCCCTTCTGTCAAGTGGGTCTCTGTGCCTGTGACCGGAAGCTTGTCTACTGCCTGAAGAGAAACCTCTGGAGCTACAACCCTCATTACCAGTACTTCCCCAACATCTTCTGCTCCTAG